Proteins encoded in a region of the Quercus lobata isolate SW786 chromosome 8, ValleyOak3.0 Primary Assembly, whole genome shotgun sequence genome:
- the LOC115958556 gene encoding non-functional pseudokinase ZED1-like, with translation MRWSWFMPFHHFFFKRIEETERAFYENGSKLLEKLIASCNAKPIPIRTFSPQQLRQATNNFSSEQLVTGFSIRYEVSLEGRIVLIKGSFVHIKGSFVHNAKPIPIRTFSPQQLRQATNNYPAQHLGVCWYKGSLEGRIVLIKHSFAWAINDLVISAQMSGHSNVLKPIGCCLHTPSPFSVFEFAANGFLSDRIFVSPVTERQHQSMVWERRLKIARQIAHALSYLHTAFPRPVIYMGIFMHNILLDENDVPKLSSFYYSVSIPEGEADVEGFVGIRYLGFCAPEFKATGKVTEKADVYDFGRFLLELLTGEDSLNITRFTIDKDSTLEAYIRNRAQGSCISEIVDPAILAEDGEGGASLEHQLQAVVDLGLACTEEDPQRRPTMVDVTKQLRRIERFTQTGEELGGNLQNFKLLESVEEHASASLKRNAFSDEIQAVNEASERPLEV, from the exons ATGCGCTGGAGTTGGTTCATGCCATttcatcatttcttttttaaaagaatagaGGAAACAGAGAGAGCGTTTTATGAGAATGGAAGCAAGTTACTTGAGAAGCTAATTGCCTCTTGCAATGCCAAGCCTATTCCCATCCGTACCTTCTCCCCTCAACAGCTCCGCCAAGCAACCAACAACTTTTCTTCTGAACAGCTGGTAACGGGGTTCTCTATTCGGTACGAGGTTTCTCTTGAAGGACGAATTGTTCTCATTAAGGGTTCTTTTGTTCACATTAAGGGTTCTTTTGTTCACAATGCCAAGCCTATTCCCATCCGTACCTTCTCCCCTCAACAACTCCGCCAAGCAACCAACAATTATCCTGCTCAACATCTGGGAGTTTGTTGGTACAAGGGTTCTCTTGAAGGACGAATTGTTCTCATTAAGCATTCTTTTGCTTGGGCCATCAATGATTTAGTGATTTCTGCACAAATGAGCGGTCACAGCAATGTATTAAAGCCCATAGGCTGTTGTCTCCACACTCCATCTCCCTTTTCAGTGTTTGAATTTGCCGCCAATGGTTTCCTTTCTGATCGAATTTTTGTCTCCCCTGTTACTGAACGACAACATCAGTCGATGGTGTGGGAGAGAAGGTTAAAGATTGCAAGGCAGATTGCTCATGCTCTTTCTTATCTCCATACTGCCTTCCCAAGACCTGTCATCTACATGGGTATCTTCATGCACAATATCTTATTAGATGAAAATGATGTTCCCAAATTGTCCAGCTTTTATTATTCTGTATCAATTCCCGAAGGTGAAGCTGACGTGGAAGGTTTTGTTGGCATTCGATATTTAGGTTTCTGCGCCCCCGAGTTTAAAGCAACAGGCAAGGTAACTGAGAAAGCTGATGTATATGATTTTGGTCGGTTTCTTCTAGAACTTTTAACTGGAGAGGATTCTCTTAATATAACCCGATTTACAATTGATAAAGATTCTACTTTAGAAGCATACATACGTAACCGTGCCCAAGGTAGTTGCATAAGCGAGATTGTGGATCCTGCAATCTTGGCTGAAGATGGGGAAGGAGGTGCTAGTTTAGAGCATCAATTACAAGCTGTGGTGGACCTTGGCTTGGCATGTACAGAGGAAGATCCACAAAGAAGGCCAACTATGGTGGATGTCACCAAACAACTCAGGCGGATTGAGAG GTTCACACAAACGGGTGAAGAGCTTGGGGGAAATTTGCAGAATTTTAAGCTTCTTGAGAGTGTTGAAGAGCATGCTTCTGCATCATTGAAAAGGAAtgcttttagtgatgaaatccAAGCAGTGAACGAAGCCTCTGAAAGGCCTCTTGAAGTTTAA
- the LOC115956158 gene encoding disease resistance protein RGA2-like — MAVKTLGSLLYSKTEVRDWISIRDNEIWKLEQNENDILPALRLSYNKLPSYLKECFAYCSLYPKDFRYENRDLIQGWMANGLLKKSNKSTEELEDIGEQYLEELLSRSFFQEVRGEGNIVWTFKMHDLLHDLSLYVAQNDYCLIEDTNNTNKFEKARHVSILDRECGVDATITFLHKLSNNMQTINFSFDDGSQFDSININESLVETCISRFKHLRLLNLRYSTLETLSSSISTLKHLRYLNLRENKKIKKLPNSICDLQNLETLILSGCYDLEELPRDIRKMVSLRYLVITTKQTHLPANGIECMSSLRYLSFDSCYRLECFNEGIQRLTALRCLSFCDCESLISLLQGMKHLTALEYLDIKYCEKLNLMERDDYPTSLQTLYIWGLPQLVSLPQGLKGSADTLQFLCIAKCENLGVLPEWLPDLSSLRTLQIEDCRKLSSLPEGMDRLTALRELLSLHSFYTNKRTIIKLLCQ, encoded by the coding sequence ATGGCTGTGAAGACTTTAGGGAGCTTACTGTATTCTAAAACCGAGGTGCGTGATTGGATCTCTATAAGGGATAATGAGATATGGAAACTGGAGCAAAACGAAAATGACATTTTACCGGCATTAAGATTGAGTTACAATAAATTGCCATCGTACTTAAAAGAATGTTTTGCTTATTGCTCATTGTATCCAAAGGATTTTAGATATGAAAATAGGGACTTAATTCAGGGTTGGATGGCAAATGGGCTTCTCAAAAAGTCCAACAAAAGTACTGAAGAGTTGGAAGATATTGGAGAACAATATTTAGAAGAGTTGTTATCAAGATCCTTCTTTCAGGAAGTTAGAGGTGAAGGCAATATTGTTTGGACAtttaaaatgcatgatttgttaCATGATCTTTCGTTATATGTTGCACAAAATGATTATTGCTTAATTGAAGACACTAATAACACCAACAAGTTTGAAAAGGCTAGACACGTTTCAATTTTGGACCGTGAGTGTGGTGTTGATGCAACAATAACTTTTTTACACAAGTTGAGTAACAACATGCAAACTATTAATTTCTCATTTGATGATGGCAGCCAATTTGATTCTATTAATATTAATGAATCTTTGGTGGAAACATGCATCTCAAGGTTTAAGCACCTACGATTGCTAAATTTAAGATATTCAACGTTGGAAACGTTGTCAAGCTCAATTAGTACTTTGAAGCATTTGAGATATCTCAACTTAcgtgaaaataagaaaataaagaaattgccTAACTCCATTTGCGATCTACAAAATTTGGAAACTTTGATATTATCTGGGTGTTATGATCTTGAAGAGTTGCCAAGGGATATAAGAAAGATGGTTAGCCTCAGATATTTAGTGATAACCACAAAACAAACGCATTTACCCGCCAACGGAATCGAGTGCATGTCTTCTCTTCGATATTTGTCCTTTGACAGCTGTTATAGACTAGAGTGTTTTAATGAAGGAATCCAACGCCTCACCGCCCTTCGCTGCTTGAGCTTCTGTGATTGTGAAAGCTTGATATCTTTGCTGCAAGGTATGAAACACCTAACCGCATTGGAATATCTGGATattaaatattgtgaaaaactTAATTTAATGGAAAGGGATGACTACCCGACAAGTCTTCAAACACTCTATATTTGGGGATTGCCACAATTAGTGAGTTTGCCCCAAGGGCTTAAAGGATCTGCCGACACTCTACAATTTTTATGTATTGCTAAATGTGAGAACTTGGGGGTATTGCCAGAGTGGCTTCCCGATCTCAGTTCTCTTCGCACGCTTCAGATTGAGGATTGCCGAAAATTATCGTCTCTGCCAGAAGGGATGGATCGCCTCACTGCCCTAAGAGAACTACTTAGTTTGCATTCCTTTTATACAAACAAAAGAACAATTATCAAACTCCTTTGCCAATAA